The Onychomys torridus chromosome 4, mOncTor1.1, whole genome shotgun sequence genome includes a window with the following:
- the LOC118581928 gene encoding basic proline-rich protein-like yields PPPPPPPPPPPPPPPPPPPPPPPPPPPPPPPPPPPPPPPPPPPPPPPPPPPPPPPPPPPPPPPPPPPPPPPPPLPPPPPPPPPPPPPPPPPPPPPPTTTSTSTSTTNTTPPPPPPPPPPPPPPPPSPPPPPPRPPPPPPPPPLPPPPPPPPPPPPPPPPLPPPPPPPPPPPPPPPRPPPPPPPPPPPPPSPPPPPPPPPPPPPPPPPPPPPPPPPPPPPPPPPPPPPPPLPPPPPPPPPLPLPPPPPPPPPPPPPPPPPPPPPPRPPPPPPPPPAPPPPAPPPPPPPPPPPPPPPPPPPPPPPPPPLPLPPPPPPPPPPPPPPPPPPPPPPPPPPPPPPPPPPPPPPWDRSSSRCCDPRMQTQPERLREKAKVQCHGKIPQGYGCGVSQQPWGSGDFSIADKLMEALLGSALPAPTLPPQLSMKIPSSHVLTLKGQLCDDAGLRWQEGEEASGSGVQGQQHAHSQNFVDSSRRPVNVE; encoded by the exons ccaccaccacctccaccacctccaccaccaccaccacctccacctccaccaccaccaccaccaccacctcctccacctccaccaccaccaccaccaccaccacctccaccaccaccaccaccccctccaccaccaccaccccctccaccaccaccaccaccaccaccaccacctccacctccaccgcctccgcctccgccaccgccaccacctccacctctaccaccaccaccaccaccaccaccaccaccaccaccaccaccacctccaccaccaccacctccacccaccaccacctccacctccacctccaccaccaacaccacaccaccaccaccaccacctcctcctcctccaccaccaccacctccaccatcaccaccaccaccaccaccacgacctccaccaccaccaccacctccacctctaccaccaccacctccaccaccaccaccaccacccccaccacctcctcctcttcctcctccaccaccaccacctccaccacctccaccaccaccaccacgacctccaccaccaccaccacctccaccaccaccaccaccatcaccaccaccacctcctcctcctcctccaccaccaccaccacctccaccacctccaccacctccaccaccaccaccaccaccaccaccaccaccaccaccaccacctccacctccaccactaccaccaccaccaccaccacctccacctctaccactaccaccaccaccaccaccaccaccaccaccaccacctcctcctccaccaccaccaccaccaccaccacgaccgccaccaccaccaccacctccaccagcaccacctccaccagcaccaccaccaccacctcctcctcctcctcctccaccaccaccacctccaccacctccaccaccaccaccaccaccacctctacctctaccaccaccacctccaccaccaccaccaccaccaccaccaccaccaccaccaccaccacctccaccacctccaccaccaccaccaccaccaccaccaccaccaccaccaccaccctgggaCAGGAGT TCATCCCGGTGCTGTGACCCCCGCATGCAGACCCAGCCTGAGAGGCTCAGGGAGAAAGCCAAAGTCCAGTGCCATGGCAAAATCCCCCAGGGCTATGGATGTGGGGTATCCCAG CAACCCTGGGGTTCTGGAGACTTCTCCATTGCTGATAAGCTGATGGAGGCTCTTCTGGGCTCTGCACTGCCAGCTCCCACGCTTCCACCTCAGCTCTCGATGAAGATACCCTCTTCACATGTCCTTACTTTGAAGGGACAGCTGTGTGATGATGCTGGGCTCAG gtggcaggagggggaggaagcaTCAGGGTCTGGGGTACAGGGACAGCAGCATGCCCATTCACAGAACTTTGTGGACTCATCCAGGAGGCCAGTGAATGTGGAATAG